The nucleotide window CACCACCGGCACCGCGCCCACCCCGCGGTATTCGCACGCGGCCGCCTACGATTCGGCGTACGACCGCATGCTGATGTTCGGAGGAGCCGACCAGCAGGGCACGGGCTCCGACGAGATCGGGGACACCTGGTCGCTGTGGTTCCCGGGCGTCGTGGACGCGGAAGGCCCGCAGCCGGTGGCTGCGCTGCGCCTTGCCTTGCCCCGGCCCAACCCGGCGGCCGGCGGTGTCCGGGTCTCCTTCGCGCTGCCGCGCGCGGCGCACGTGCGCCTGTGCGTATACGACGCCGCCGGCAGCCGGGTGGCCACGCTGGTGGACGAGGGTCTCCCCGCCGGCGAGCACCCCGCCCAATGGAACGGGACCTTCGCCTCGGGCCGCCGCTGCGCCGCGGGGCTGTACCTGCTGGAGCTGACCGCCGGCGGGGAAAGGGTGACGCGCAGGTTGACGCTGATGAGGTAGGGCAGGCACGGGCACCGTGGCTGCCATGGCCGCGGGAACAGTCTCACTGGCCGAGGCCGGGTGCGGCAGGGTGGGCGAGTGTGGCAGGCCTCTCGGGGCGACTGCCCTACGCCTTCAGCCGCTCCCACAACTTCCGGAACAGCTCCAGCGACCCCGGCCCGTACCCCGCGTAGTGGTTGTTGAAGTACGCGAACACCGGGATGCGGCGGGAGACCAGGTCGCGCAGCGCGGGAATCCACTGTTCCACTTCCGCGCTGCGGTCCTCCAGCAGCGAGCCCCACGCGGTGGCGCGCGTGCCCGCCTTCACCGCCGCGGCCACCTGCTCGTCCATCCTGCGGTGATGGCCCAGGAAGCGCACGTAGGCGATCTCCCCCGGGGGGCCGCCGGCCTGGTCCACGAGCTTCATCCAGTGGCCGGCGGCGGGCATGGTGAAGTACGCGGTGAGCGCCAGCGATACATTTCGTGCGCGCAGCATGTCGAGAAGTCGCGGGCCGAGCCAGGTCTCGTTGCGCACCTCCACCACAAAGCGGTGACCGGAGGGCAGCGAGGGCAGGAAGGCCTCGAGCCTCGAGAGAAACCCCGCGCCGGTGCGGTACTCGTCCGGATCCTTGCCCTTGGCCACGTACTCGAACTGCAGCAGCAGCGGGCCCAGCTTCTCCCCCAGGCGCTCCATCACCTTAACGAATCCGGCCATGTCTTCCGCACAGTCCACCAGCGCCTTCTCGTGGGTGATGCTCCGGGGAACCTTGGCGGCGAACGCGAACCCGCCGGGGGTGGAGTCGCGCCAGCCGTCCACCATGGAGGCGCGTGGCACCCGGTACCACGTGGAGTCCACCTCCACGGTGTCGTAGCGGGTGGCATAGAAGGAGAGGTACTCCCGCGGCGGCGTGCCCGGTGGGTAGAACGGGCCTACCCAGTCGGCGCTGGACCAGCTGGAGGTGCCGAGGCGAAGCGGGGGAGAGGGGGGAAGCACTTCCTTCCGGCTCCCCGGGGTTTTGTCCGTGCTCATCTGCCTGACCTCGGATGCGCTGCCGGGCCACGCCAATCTGCGGCCGTCCGGGATTCGCCCGGGAGAGTCGGGTCAACGGAAGTGGTCGAAGCCCGCGGTGCGGGAGGAAGATCCGGAATCGCCGCGGCCCGAACTCCCGCGCGACGCCCGTCCCAGGTAGCCGATGGCGTTGAGCGGCACGCCGGGCACCAGCGAGCGCAGCGCGCCCCGCCGCGGCATGGCCGGGGGGATGGTGAAGAGCAGCTCGTAGTCCTCGCCGCCGCCGAGCGCGAAGTGGATGGGGTCGAGCCCCAGCCGCTCCGACACCGCGCACAGCGAGGAGCCCAGCGGCAGCGAGTCGGTGTCGATGTGCGCGCACACGCCCGCGGCGCGCTCCAGGTGGCCCAGCTCGGAGGAGAGCCCGTCGCTCACGTCGATCATGGACGTGGGCCGAAGCCCCATCACGCGGGCCGCCGCGGCCAGCCGCGGTTCGGGCCGGAAGTGGCGGCGGAGCAGGTGCTGCACGTGGCGGTCGGACGACTGGCGCAGGGTGCGCACCCCGCCGCGCTTCGCGGACGCGCGGCGCAGCAGCTCCAGCCCCAGGGCGGAATCGCCCAGCGAGCCGGTGACGTAGATCACGTCGCGCGGCCGGCCCCCGTCTCGCGGCACCGCCCGCCCGCGCGGCACCACCCCGACGGCTGAGACCGAGAGGGCCAGGCAATCGGCGCGCGAGGTGTCGCCTCCCGTCACCGGCAGGCCCATGGCTTTCGCGGCCCGCCGCATGCCGCGGTACAGCTCCAGAAGCCGCTCCACCCGGGAGCCGCGCGGCGCGCCGAGCGCCACCACGCACGCCAGCGGCCGCGCGCCCATGGCGGCCAGGTCGCTGGCGCTCGCGGCCAGCGCCTTCCACCCGATTTCCTCCGGCGTGGCCCAGTCGAGACGGAAGTGCACGCCTTCGAAGAGGCTGTCGGTGGTGAACACCAGGTCGCTGCCCGCGGGCACACGCAGCACCGCGGCGTCGTCGCCGATACCGATCCGGACGGGGGAGGCGCCGCCGCCGCCGCGGGCCTCGCGCGGCGTCCCGGTCTTGCCGCGCGCGCGCCCGGGCACGCCGTGCGCGCGTCGCCGCCCGGCCGCGGGCCCGCGCTCGAACCCCGGTCCGCCCAGCGTGCGCGCCAGCAGGTCAATCAGGCCGAATTCCCCGAGTTGCGCAAGCGTGCACTTCCGTGTGCCCATGCCCGCATTGTACCCCGCGCGCCGCTCCCCGGCGCCCCACAAAAGCGGGCGCCCCGGACCTGGAGGGGTCCGGGGCGCTTCGCCTTTTGCGCGGGTCCGGCTAGGACTTGGTGACGTTCGTCGCCAGCTTGCCGCGCGAGTCCTCGATCAGTTCGAACTCCACGCGTTCACCTGTGTGGAGCGTCTTGAAGCCGGTGTCCTGAATTGCCGAGAAGTGAACGAACACGTCGTCATTTGCGCCTTCCGGCGTAATGAACCCATAGCCCCGGGATTCGCTGAACCATTTCACGGAGCCTGTCGTTCTCGTCACGGCGCCTCCTCCAAGTTGAAGACCCGACATCGGGAGGACGCTGGACCTTCGAAGGCCGGCGGCCTCCGGGGGCGACTACCTAACGCTTCCTCGACTGGTAGCAGTCCCGACAGTAGACGGGCTTGCCCGGCGACGGGTTGAACGGCACCTGGGTGGGAGCGCCGCACTGCGTGCAGGTCGCGCTGAACATCTCGCGCGAACCGCCGCCGCCGCCCATCCCGCCGCCCTGCTTCTTGCTCTCCCTGCAGTTCTTGCACCGGGTCGGTGCGTGCTCGAACCCTTTCTGGCGGTAGAACTCCTGCTCTCCGACCGTAAAGGTGAACTGGGCGCCACAGTCCTTACACGCGATCTGCTTGTCCTGAAGATCCATCGGAGAGCCCTTCCCGGGAGAGTGGAAACAGAAAACCCCCATGGCGAGTTACGCCACGGAGGCCTTGGAGATGCCGGCGGTCAACACGCCGACGGGAACACTCGATAGTGGGGCTAATCCGCAAATGGAACAACCCGGACAGTCACAGTCGCTTCAACTGGAACCCGACGCCCCCGAGAGGGCGCGGGCACCTACCACTCAAACAGTATGTTATGAGATATCCACCGCCCGTGTCAAGGGGCTTTCCCGGCGGCGGCCTGTCTGGAAAACGTCTCCAGGCCCGCCCGGAGCACCTCCATGGCCTTCGCCAAGTCGGCCTCCTGCAACACATATGCGATCCGGATCTCGTTACGACCACGCCCCGGCGTGGCGTAGAACCCGTCGTTGGGGGCCACCATCACGGTGGCGCCCTCCAAGCTGAAGCTCTCCAGCAGGAAGATGGCGAAGTCCTCGGCCGAGGTCACCGGCAGCTTCGCACAGATGTAGAACGCGCCGCTGGGCCTGCGGCACACCACGCCCGGGATGGCGGAGAGGGCGTCGAAGACCAGGTCCCGGCGGCGGCGGTACTCCTCGCGCACGCGCCGGGTGTAGGCCTCGGGCACATCCGGCAGCGCCGCGGCCGCATACTGCTCGGCGCTGGGCGAGCACAACCGCGCCTGGCCCACCTTCAGCGCGGCCTTCCAGATGTCGGGATTGCGCGTCACCAGCGCGCCCACGCGGGCGCCACACAGGCTCAACCGCTTCGAGAGGCTGTCCACCACCACCACTCGGTCCTCGATGCCGGCCAGCGAGAGCGCGCTGCGCGCCGGCGAGGGCCCCTCGTATACGAACTCGCGGTAGGCCTCGTCGGAGATCAGGAACAGGTCGCGGCGGCGGGCCAGGTCGCGCAGCATCTCCCACTCCTCGTCGGAGTAGACGGTACCAGTGGGATTGTTGGGCGAGCACGCCAGGATGGCCCGGGTGCGGCCGTTCACGCGCGACTCGAACTCCGCCAGCGGCGGCAGCCGGTAGCCGTCCTCCACGCGCGTGGGCACGGGCACCAGCCGGACGTCGGCCATCACCGCGAAGCCGTTGTAGTTGGTGTAGAAGGGCTCGGGCACCAGGATCTCGTCGCCCGGGTTGAACAACACCAGGAACGCGATCAGCGCCGCCTCGCTGCCGCCGGTGGTGATGAAGATGTTCTCGGCGGAGAGCTTGTGGCCCAGCTTCTCGTAATAGCGCCGGAAGCCCTCGACCAGCTCCGGCTGGCCCTGCGAGGGGCCATAGGGGATGAACTTGCCGGGGTAGGAGTGCAGCCGCTCCATCACCAGCTCGGGCGCCTCGACGTCCGGCTGGCCGATGTTGAGATGGTAGACCCTGAGCCCGCGGGTCTTCGCGCCGTCGGCGTAGTGCGCCAGGCGCCGGATCGGCGATGCCGGCATGATGCGGCTGCGTTCGGAAAGCGGTGGAGTGGCCATGGGAGGATGATATCGGGGAGGCTGGCGGGGGTCAATTGCGGGGCGGAATCTCGGATTCGTCGGCAGGCGGGAGTGGGGGGGCGATACGGAGACCCTTTGACGACTCCGGCGCGGCCCTGCAATACTGGAGAATCAACCATCGGAGGTGGACCATGAACTCGCTGCTGGCCCTCGTCGGCTGGTTCATCCTGCTGGTGCTTTGCTGGCCGCTCGCTCTGCTCGCCCTGCTGTTGTGGCCACTGGTCTGGCTGGCGTCCCTGCCGCTGCGGCTGATCGGGATCTCACTCGAGGCCGTGTTCGCGCTGCTTCGGGCGGTGCTGCTCCTGCCCGCGCGCATGCTTGGTCACGGCCTGGGAAGGCGCTGAACCACGCGCCCCATGGATGCAGCCCGGCTGGACCTCAAGGGCATCTCCTCGTTTCTCTCCATCACGTTTGTTGCCACGTATGCGATCGAGCTCGCCCTGATCCTGGGCGGGTTCCGCATCACGCGGCTTCCCGCCGGCTACGGTCAACTGGTCATCGCGGCGGTCATGTGGGTGCCGGCGCTGGCCGCGGTGCTGACCATCCGGCTCGTCACCCGGGAAGGCTTCGCGATCGCGAACTGCCGGTTCGGCTCCTGGAAGCCCTACCTGGCGTCGGGCGTGCTCGTGCCTCTCTGCTTCGTCCTCATCTACGGGTTGACATGGCTGCTGGGGCTGGGCCGGCCGGACTGGGAGATGCGGCTGTTCCGGGATATCCTCCGCTCCTCCGGCGGGGCCGGCCTATCGCACGTGCCCTCGCCCGCGATCGTGCTCCCCGCGCTGTTCCTGGTGACGCTGGTCACGGCGCCCTTCCTCAACGGCCTGCTGGGCCTTGGCGAGGAACTCGGCTGGCGCGGGTACCTGCTGCCCAAGTTGATGGTTTTGGGCAAGCCCAGGGCCTACCTGCTCCTGGGAATCGTCTGGGGGCTGTGGCATCTGCCGTTGATTCTGATCGGCTTCACCTACCCGGGTCATCCCGTCCTCGGCACGCTTGCCTTTCTGCTCCTCACCACCACGTTCGGGATCTACCTGAACGAGTTGAGCCTCCGCCACAGGAGCTCGATCCTGGCAGGCTGGATCCACGGGGTGTTCAACAGCCAGAAGCTGGGAGTGTGGGTGGTGCTCTTCCCTTCCGTGAACCCCCTGCTCGGCGGCTTTGCCGGCCTCGTGGGCATCGGGGTGTGGCTGGCGCTCGGGGTGTGGGAGATGCGGCGGCACGAATGAGTCGCGCGCGGAC belongs to Candidatus Eisenbacteria bacterium and includes:
- a CDS encoding DUF72 domain-containing protein, with the translated sequence MSTDKTPGSRKEVLPPSPPLRLGTSSWSSADWVGPFYPPGTPPREYLSFYATRYDTVEVDSTWYRVPRASMVDGWRDSTPGGFAFAAKVPRSITHEKALVDCAEDMAGFVKVMERLGEKLGPLLLQFEYVAKGKDPDEYRTGAGFLSRLEAFLPSLPSGHRFVVEVRNETWLGPRLLDMLRARNVSLALTAYFTMPAAGHWMKLVDQAGGPPGEIAYVRFLGHHRRMDEQVAAAVKAGTRATAWGSLLEDRSAEVEQWIPALRDLVSRRIPVFAYFNNHYAGYGPGSLELFRKLWERLKA
- the thiL gene encoding thiamine-phosphate kinase; this encodes MGTRKCTLAQLGEFGLIDLLARTLGGPGFERGPAAGRRRAHGVPGRARGKTGTPREARGGGGASPVRIGIGDDAAVLRVPAGSDLVFTTDSLFEGVHFRLDWATPEEIGWKALAASASDLAAMGARPLACVVALGAPRGSRVERLLELYRGMRRAAKAMGLPVTGGDTSRADCLALSVSAVGVVPRGRAVPRDGGRPRDVIYVTGSLGDSALGLELLRRASAKRGGVRTLRQSSDRHVQHLLRRHFRPEPRLAAAARVMGLRPTSMIDVSDGLSSELGHLERAAGVCAHIDTDSLPLGSSLCAVSERLGLDPIHFALGGGEDYELLFTIPPAMPRRGALRSLVPGVPLNAIGYLGRASRGSSGRGDSGSSSRTAGFDHFR
- a CDS encoding cold shock domain-containing protein; this encodes MSGLQLGGGAVTRTTGSVKWFSESRGYGFITPEGANDDVFVHFSAIQDTGFKTLHTGERVEFELIEDSRGKLATNVTKS
- a CDS encoding zinc-ribbon domain containing protein, encoding MDLQDKQIACKDCGAQFTFTVGEQEFYRQKGFEHAPTRCKNCRESKKQGGGMGGGGGSREMFSATCTQCGAPTQVPFNPSPGKPVYCRDCYQSRKR
- a CDS encoding pyridoxal phosphate-dependent aminotransferase — its product is MATPPLSERSRIMPASPIRRLAHYADGAKTRGLRVYHLNIGQPDVEAPELVMERLHSYPGKFIPYGPSQGQPELVEGFRRYYEKLGHKLSAENIFITTGGSEAALIAFLVLFNPGDEILVPEPFYTNYNGFAVMADVRLVPVPTRVEDGYRLPPLAEFESRVNGRTRAILACSPNNPTGTVYSDEEWEMLRDLARRRDLFLISDEAYREFVYEGPSPARSALSLAGIEDRVVVVDSLSKRLSLCGARVGALVTRNPDIWKAALKVGQARLCSPSAEQYAAAALPDVPEAYTRRVREEYRRRRDLVFDALSAIPGVVCRRPSGAFYICAKLPVTSAEDFAIFLLESFSLEGATVMVAPNDGFYATPGRGRNEIRIAYVLQEADLAKAMEVLRAGLETFSRQAAAGKAP
- a CDS encoding CPBP family intramembrane metalloprotease, with the protein product MDAARLDLKGISSFLSITFVATYAIELALILGGFRITRLPAGYGQLVIAAVMWVPALAAVLTIRLVTREGFAIANCRFGSWKPYLASGVLVPLCFVLIYGLTWLLGLGRPDWEMRLFRDILRSSGGAGLSHVPSPAIVLPALFLVTLVTAPFLNGLLGLGEELGWRGYLLPKLMVLGKPRAYLLLGIVWGLWHLPLILIGFTYPGHPVLGTLAFLLLTTTFGIYLNELSLRHRSSILAGWIHGVFNSQKLGVWVVLFPSVNPLLGGFAGLVGIGVWLALGVWEMRRHE